In the Bicyclus anynana chromosome 6, ilBicAnyn1.1, whole genome shotgun sequence genome, one interval contains:
- the LOC112050561 gene encoding proton-coupled amino acid transporter-like protein pathetic — protein MEKENGTPPIRSNLDTYSSKIELAYNGSREDLDPYVPADHRPLESNTSSFGALAHLLKASLGSGILAMPLAFKNAGLVVGVFATIIIGFVCAHVIHVLVKTSQQLCVEIKKPSLGYAETCDLVFQNGPKPIRKYAPYARELADWALALTHLGACCVYVVVVAESFKQVSDVYGGPDWSVTVFCALTLVILIPLTQITKLKYLVPFSALANFVWLASICISIYYCLRDPPPTSSRNYATSISGLPTFISTSLFAMEGIGVVMPIENEMTKPHQFLGCPGVLNIAMSAVVVMYAFVGFCGYLSFGEGVRGSLTLNLPQEEILAQVAKIMVACVMVLSYALIFYVPVDVVWRRLQDRIPARGHRWGLGALRFFGTLLTVALASAVPRLELFMELVGAVCLSIMGLTLPAIVETVWLWGKDLGPCHWILWKNCLIVIFSIIALVSGVTFSIKTLLETL, from the exons aatcgAGCTCGCATACAATGGCTCCCGAGAAGATCTGGATCCTTACGTACCTGCCGATCATAGGCCACTGGAGTCCAATACGtc GAGCTTCGGCGCGCTGGCCCATTTGCTCAAAGCGTCCCTGGGGTCAGGTATCCTGGCGATGCCGCTCGCGTTCAAGAACGCAGGGCTGGTCGTCGGGGTGTTCGCCACCATCATCATAGGCTTCGTTTGCGCTCACGTCATTCATGTCTTg GTAAAAACGTCGCAACAACTCTGTGTAGAAATCAAAAAACCATCGCTGGGGTACGCGGAAACCTGCGATTTGGTTTTCCAAAATGGCCCAAAACCTATCAGAAAATATGCACCTTATGCCAG AGAACTGGCAGATTGGGCGTTGGCGTTGACGCATTTAGGAGCGTGCTGTGTCTATGTCGTTGTAGTTGCTGAATCTTTTAAACAA GTGTCAGATGTATACGGAGGTCCCGATTGGTCGGTCACTGTGTTCTGCGCACTAACACTAGTTATATTAATACCATTGACACAAATAACTAAGTTAAAATACTTGGTGCCATTCTCGGCGTTGGCCAACTTTGTGTGGCTCGCGTCTATTTGTATCTCGATATACTACTGCCTGAGAGATCCGCCGCCCACCTCGTCCAGGAACTACGCTACTAGTATCTCTGGACTTCCGACTTTTATAAG cacAAGTTTGTTCGCCATGGAAGGCATCGGAGTGGTGATGCCGATAGAGAATGAAATGACCAAACCCCACCAGTTCCTGGGTTGCCCAGGAGTCCTCAACATCGCTATGAGTGCGGTGGTCGTTATGTACGCCTTTGTTGGATTTTGCGGGTACTTGAGTTTCGGAGAAGGCGTAAGAGGTAGTCTCACATTGAACTTGCCTCAAGAAGAAAT ACTAGCGCAAGTGGCGAAGATAATGGTGGCCTGTGTAATGGTGCTGTCATACGCACTGATATTCTACGTGCCGGTGGATGTCGTGTGGCGCCGGCTGCAGGACAGGATCCCAGCGCGGGGGCATCGCTGGGGGCTGGGGGCACTGAGGTTCTTTGGAACCCTCTTAACAG TGGCTTTAGCCAGTGCGGTACCGCGGCTCGAACTCTTTATGGAACTGGTGGGCGCTGTGTGTCTGTCCATAATGGGTCTCACGCTGCCTGCGATAGTGGAGACAGTCTGGCTGTGGGGCAAAGACCTCGGCCCCTGCCACTGGATCCTGTGGAAgaactgcctgattgtgatattCTCTATCATCGCCCTAGTGTCAGGAGTTACGTTCTCTATAAAGACTTTGTTGGAAACTTTGTGA